One window from the genome of Acanthochromis polyacanthus isolate Apoly-LR-REF ecotype Palm Island chromosome 21, KAUST_Apoly_ChrSc, whole genome shotgun sequence encodes:
- the arl16 gene encoding ADP-ribosylation factor-like protein 16 isoform X4, with amino-acid sequence MVDSANIAQVSSSCIQLLSVLSAEPLHNASVLILFNKRDMPCVMSLIEIKSLFRMDDIIASATQPITTLELSARSGQGLQEVLRWLESVAVK; translated from the exons ATGGTGGATTCTGCCAACATTGCTCAGGTATCCTCTTCctgtatccagctgctgtcaGTACTTTCAGCTGAACCTCTGCACAATGCCTCTGTGCTTATTCTCTTCAACAAGAG GGACATGCCTTGCGTTATGAGCCTTATTGAAATAAAGTCCCTGTTCCGGATGGATGACATTATTGCATCTGCGACTCAGCCAATCACAACACTAGAACTCAGTGCTCGCTCTGGACAGGGACTCCAAGAGGTGTTGAGGTGGCTGGAGTCCGTCGCTGTCAAGTGA
- the arl16 gene encoding ADP-ribosylation factor-like protein 16 isoform X1: MSNKQTCLLLGATGVGKTLLVKRLQMINLHGLGELGTPPPTLPTVGTNLTDFTLKRKKVTVRELGGCMGPIWPSYFEDCSSVIFMVDSANIAQVSSSCIQLLSVLSAEPLHNASVLILFNKRDMPCVMSLIEIKSLFRMDDIIASATQPITTLELSARSGQGLQEVLRWLESVAVK; encoded by the exons atgagcaacaaacaAACGTGTTTACTTCTTGGGGCGACTGGTGTCGGAAAGACATTGTTAGTCAAACGTCTTCAAA tgatcaatTTGCATGGTTTAGGTGAACTGGGGACACCTCCTCCAACTCTTCCTACC GTAGGAACCAATCTGACAGACTTCACGCTGAAACGAAAGAAGGTGACAGTGAGAGAGCTGGGAGGATGCATGGGCCCCATATGGCCCAGTTACTTCGAAGACTGCTCCTCTGTCATC TTCATGGTGGATTCTGCCAACATTGCTCAGGTATCCTCTTCctgtatccagctgctgtcaGTACTTTCAGCTGAACCTCTGCACAATGCCTCTGTGCTTATTCTCTTCAACAAGAG GGACATGCCTTGCGTTATGAGCCTTATTGAAATAAAGTCCCTGTTCCGGATGGATGACATTATTGCATCTGCGACTCAGCCAATCACAACACTAGAACTCAGTGCTCGCTCTGGACAGGGACTCCAAGAGGTGTTGAGGTGGCTGGAGTCCGTCGCTGTCAAGTGA
- the arl16 gene encoding ADP-ribosylation factor-like protein 16 isoform X2: MSNKQTCLLLGATGVGKTLLVKRLQMINLHGLGELGTPPPTLPTVGTNLTDFTLKRKKFMVDSANIAQVSSSCIQLLSVLSAEPLHNASVLILFNKRDMPCVMSLIEIKSLFRMDDIIASATQPITTLELSARSGQGLQEVLRWLESVAVK; encoded by the exons atgagcaacaaacaAACGTGTTTACTTCTTGGGGCGACTGGTGTCGGAAAGACATTGTTAGTCAAACGTCTTCAAA tgatcaatTTGCATGGTTTAGGTGAACTGGGGACACCTCCTCCAACTCTTCCTACC GTAGGAACCAATCTGACAGACTTCACGCTGAAACGAAAGAAG TTCATGGTGGATTCTGCCAACATTGCTCAGGTATCCTCTTCctgtatccagctgctgtcaGTACTTTCAGCTGAACCTCTGCACAATGCCTCTGTGCTTATTCTCTTCAACAAGAG GGACATGCCTTGCGTTATGAGCCTTATTGAAATAAAGTCCCTGTTCCGGATGGATGACATTATTGCATCTGCGACTCAGCCAATCACAACACTAGAACTCAGTGCTCGCTCTGGACAGGGACTCCAAGAGGTGTTGAGGTGGCTGGAGTCCGTCGCTGTCAAGTGA
- the arl16 gene encoding ADP-ribosylation factor-like protein 16 isoform X3: MGPIWPSYFEDCSSVIFMVDSANIAQVSSSCIQLLSVLSAEPLHNASVLILFNKRDMPCVMSLIEIKSLFRMDDIIASATQPITTLELSARSGQGLQEVLRWLESVAVK; this comes from the exons ATGGGCCCCATATGGCCCAGTTACTTCGAAGACTGCTCCTCTGTCATC TTCATGGTGGATTCTGCCAACATTGCTCAGGTATCCTCTTCctgtatccagctgctgtcaGTACTTTCAGCTGAACCTCTGCACAATGCCTCTGTGCTTATTCTCTTCAACAAGAG GGACATGCCTTGCGTTATGAGCCTTATTGAAATAAAGTCCCTGTTCCGGATGGATGACATTATTGCATCTGCGACTCAGCCAATCACAACACTAGAACTCAGTGCTCGCTCTGGACAGGGACTCCAAGAGGTGTTGAGGTGGCTGGAGTCCGTCGCTGTCAAGTGA
- the fn3krp gene encoding ketosamine-3-kinase yields the protein MEAKLKKELGTNMLKSTGHSGGGCISEGQSYDTDFGRVFVKINHKSEAKLMFDGEMASLEAIVQTQTVKVPKPIKVIELDRGGCVFVMEHLDMKGLSKYSKQLGEQLADMHLHNKRQLDKLNKEQQTVGKGAGQSEVAVVEKFGFDVATCCGYIPQVNEWQDDWVAFYSQQRLQHHINLVEQSYGDREARELWAKLQLKIPQFFSDVEIVPALLHGDLWTGNVAESADGPVIFDPASFYGHSEFELGIAGMFGSFSRSFYSAYHEKIPQAPGFAKRNQLYQLFHYLNHWNHFGGGYRGSSVRVMKDLLK from the exons ATGGAAGCTAAGCTAAAGAAAGAGTTGGGGACTAATATGCTAAAATCGACTGGACACTCAGGAGGTGGATGTATCAGCGAGGGCCAGAGTTATGATACTGACTTTGGAAGAGTGTTTGTGAAGATAAATCACAAGAGCGAG GCCAAATTAATGTTTGATGGAGAGATGGCCAGTTTGGAGGCCATTGTACAGACACAAACTGTAAAAGTCCCCAAGCCCATCAAAGTGATTGAGCTTGACAGAGGAGGCTGTGTATTTGTGATGGAACATCTAGACATGAAAGGTCTTAGCAA ATACTCAAAGCAACTTGGAGAGCAGCTGGCAGATATGCATCTTCACAACAAGAGACAGTTGGACAAATTAAATAAGGAGCAGCAAACAGTGG GAAAAGGAGCTGGGCAGTCAGAGGTTGCTGTTGTGGAAAAATTTGGCTTCGATGTAGCTACATGCTGTGGATATATACCTcag GTAAACGAGTGGCAGGATGACTGGGTGGCATTTTACTCCCAGCAGAGGCTGCAGCACCATATTAACTTGGTGGAACAATCGTACGGAGACAGAGAGGCCAGGGAACTATGGGCCAAGCTTCAG CTAAAGATCCCTCAGTTTTTCTCAGATGTGGAGATTGTCCCTGCTCTCCTCCATGGAGACCTGTGGACAGGAAATGTTGCAGAGTCTGCAGATGGCCCAGTCATCTTTGACCCTGCATCCTTCTACGGCCATTCAGAGTTTGAGCTGGGTATAGCTGGTATGTTTGGTAGCTTCAGCAGGTCTTTTTATTCTGCTTACCATGAAAAGATTCCTCAGGCACCAGGATTTGCGAAGAGGAACCAGCTTTACCAACTCTTCCACTATCTGAATCACTGGAACCACTTTGGTGGTGGCTACAGAGGCTCTTCAGTCAGGGTTATGAAGGACCTGCTGAAATAA